The region TTTTGAATTTGGCATTTTCAAGTCCTAAATTTTCTATTTCTACCTGTAAGCTGAAGGTCTTTGTATTTTCTATTTTTCCTTCCCAACCACTCGTATATTCTGCCATATTTTGGGCGTAGGTTGAAAATGAATAAAAAAGAAAAAGAAGTGCTATTATGTTTTTAATTCTCAATTTTTGGTTATTTTATGATGAACAGCAAAGTTGAGATTAATTAAGTCCTCAAAATTGTATAAAATTAACATTATGAAATGTTCTTCAAAAGTTTTGAAGGTGTTGTCTTGTAGATTCGCTTAAAGTTCGTAATGAAATGACTTTGGTCGTAAAAACCACATTGATAACAAATTTCTGTCAATGAATATTTATTAGAAGTAAGCAAGCAAAGTGCTTTGTTCAATTTAATCAATCGAATGTAATTGCTAAGACTTGTTCCAAAATGTCGATTGAACTCTCTAGATAGGTGGACGGGATGGATTTCTAGTTTTGAACTTAAATTATTTAAGGAATGGTCTATTTGTTCTTCAATCAACAATTCTTTTAGTTGGTTTACCCAAGTAGGCTTTCTTGAATTACTACTTTTTGCTTCAGTTAGCGAATTAAATATATGAATCAAATTACTCTCAATACTCAAATTTGAATACGGGTCATTGATTTTAGTCTCAATAAATATCTGGTTCATTAAGTTTTTTATTATTGGACTTTTCAAATTAATACTTCCTTCAAAATCTGTTATTTGAATATCAAAAGTTGAAAACCAATTCTCATTCAGTTCAATATGAAAACCTCTTGTAAATTCAGGCGGTTTTATGTTGTAGTGTGAGTCTTGCCAATTATGAAACAGTAAACTTCCTGGCTCTAAATAATAGGACTCTTTTTTGTTAGATTCAAAGAGTTTTCCTTGAAGTAAATACGTGAAATATGGATTTTCGTGATAATGCCAATCAACTTTCCTGTGTGTGTATTCTGTATCGGTAATTATTAGATTTTCAAAAGCAGACTTTTGGTAATGCTTTCCGTAAAATTCGCCTGTTTTTAGTTTATTCATTCTGTTTTTTCAAATTACTGACAATGGTAAGCGTAGTGCGGGATTAGAAGCACTTACCTTTCGGTTTAACCATATGTTTGTTAATATTCAAATCGTTCAAATATAGCATTTTTGCCCGGATTACTTTTATACGATTTTACCAGTAGTTTTTATTCTTTGCTTTTCCTTATAAATTCGACTGGCTCTGATTGTAAATTTATTGTCAGTGATGAAATTTCTCCATTGTTATTTGTTCTAAAATTGATAGCAAATTCTGGATTGAATAAATCAGAAACATTTTTTAATGGCTTCATAACAAAAACGTTATAATGCAAATGTTCCAAAAAGAACTTATAAGATGGATAAATAGCATATAGATTACCGTCCTTAAGGTCTACTTCAATTGTTCCATAACCTTTATTTTCATATTTACCTATGAATGATGATAAGTTATGTGTTGGCTTCTTTTCAGAGTTTAATCCTTGCTTGATTTCACTTGGGACGTAAATATCACTTACGATTACAGGATAGTCTTTCAAATCAGTTTTTGGTAAATCCAACATTCTGTTTTTAATAATGTCTCCTATTATGTATGGTAGAATTGAATTAGTCTGATTGGTTAATACAGTAACACCTAACTTTTCAAAAGGATAGGTTAATACTAAAGAGCTAAATCCAGATGTGTTTCCTCCGTGGTAAACTTTATAATTTCCGTCTTGTGATTCCATTCGCCACCCAAAACCATCTCCAAAGAGAAAAACACTCTCTTCGTTTTTATTAGGCCTTATATTATGTATAGTAGTCGCATTGCGAACAAAATCTGTTGGCAAAACTTGCTTTTCTTTAAATTTTCCTTCGTTTAACCAAGCTATCATCCAATTTACCAAATCCTTTGCGGAACTTCTAATTCCACCAGCAGGTTTGTAATTTTGGTATTCTTCGTAAAGTACTTTTTTGACTTCACCTTTTACCAAACCATAACCGTATGAAAAATTATTAGTCATTTTCATACTTTTTAAATCTGTATAAGAATTTGACATCTCTAGTGGGTTAAAGATATTGTTATTCAAATTCTCCTCCCAAGATTCACCTGTCACTTCTTCAACAATTGTACCTGCTATAGTGTATCCCATATTACTGTAAATCCAACTATCCTTCGGTTTGCCTTCAGGTTTTATGTATTTTAATTTTTTTATGACTTCGAGTTTGCTTCGCTCAGGAAAAAGAACAAGTGTCCCATTGATTTCTCCAATTCCACTTTTATGTGAAAGTAAATCTTCAATGGTGATTAAATTGTCCATTTCAGAATTATAAAATTCAAGTTTTGGAATATATAAACTGGGTTTGTCTTTCAAAGAAATTTTATCTTCAAAATCTAGTAGTCCTAATAAGGAAGCCGTAAAAGCTTTAGAACTAGATGCAATTGGGAAAATTGTATTTTCATTTACAGGTAGATTTTTTTCTAAATCTCTGTATCCAAATCCTTTAGAGTATACTATTTGATTGTTTTTAACAACGGAAATTGACAAGCCAACAGCGTTATAAGATTTCATTAAAGTTTCTATTTCTTGGTCTAGTCCATCTAAAAGTGGTTCATTTTGCTGACCATAGCTCCATAATGAGATGGCTAATAATGATAAAGTGAATATTTTTCTCATATTACTATTTTAAATTCTGTGATTATTTTTTATTGTATTATTTTAATTTACTTTTAACAGGTTGGTATCTATTCTTTTTGGTTAAAAACATATCCATTGCTTTTAACATATTCTTCTATAGGTTCTAACCCTAGTTGAATTCTTCGTTGATTAACAGTCTTTACATCCACAATAGGCCATATTTTGTTCTTTTTTAAATCATTATCCCAAACGGCCTGAGTACCATAAATTTGCTTTTTTTTATTACGCATTAAAATACGGTCTTCAAGAAATGCAAGATGCCAGCCTTCTGATTCTCCTTTTTTTACGGACTCTTTTAAAAGTGGTAAGTATGTTTCCTGGGTTTCAAGGTCTGCATGCTGTATGATAAGCCAAAGGGCTTGATTGGCTTTTTCACCAACTGTATTTTTGCCTACCCAGCCAAACGTATCTATGATTGAAATAACTTGATTTAGTACAATAGAATCTTGTTGATGAATAAGTGTCCAAAAATAATCGTATTCTTCTGTGCCTCTTCCGAATTTCTCTTCTGCACCAGGAAGCAGAAGCCGCAAAGTTTGGTCTTTTGCACCCAATAATTCTAGCTGTTCTCTAATCTGGATTTTGGAGACTTGATAATTACTTAAAATTAAATCCAGACCTTTCTGCAAGAATTCATCTTTCTCAGCAGTTGTTTGCTTTATGTTATTTGTAGGTACATATTTTTCCCGAGCTGTTCCATTAATGTGATAAAGTTTTGCAGTAGAAAGTTTGTATCCATAATTCTGATATTTAAAACCAAAATCATAAACTTCTCCTGCCAGCCTTCTCATTTCAGAACCAACAATTTCAGCTCTTCCAATTCCTTCAAAACCAATGGCTAATCCTTCACCCATACTTCCTGTCCAACGTCCAACTAACACAATAACAGGTTTTGTGTAAGTTTCTCCTCTTGGAATTACATACTCAATCCAATTTCTTTCAACATCTGGATTACCTTCAGATTTTTCAATAAATGAATGCCGTTGATATGGTTTTTTTTCGGTAATAAACCTGCTCATAATACCACGGGCTTCATAAGAATCACCACCATTGGGGGTATTTCTTAAATCAAGGATTATACCATTGGTGTTCATTAAGTGATTTAAAGCTTTGTCAAATTCTGTTACTAAATTATCATTGCCGAGTGAATTGTTAATTCTAATGACTCCTATTCCGTTTACAATTTTTGAAGTTAAAAGACCATTATCTTTTTTGATTTTAATTTTGTCTAAATCAAATTCAATTACTTTGTTGTCGAGTAATTTTAAAGTTAAAATGCGAGGTTCATTATATCGACCTGCTAAGATTTTGTTTGCAATCCATTCTCTGGTTTCTTGATTGTTTTTGTCGTTGCAATGTGTCGGGAAATCAATAATTGCTTCCTGAAAGTCAGTTCCATTGAACTTTAGAATTTCAGCTCCAACTATATTTTGATTAAGGCTATCAACTTGTGTTTGCCAAACATTTGCTACTATTAATTTGTTATTTTCTATTGTTGTATAAATTGGTGCAAACAAACGAAATGAGGATTTTCGGTTTGTGTTTAATAGTAGGTGGCTATCATAAAATTCATTCAAAAAGTATTCAAAAAACAAAACAGTTTCCTCTTCAGTTTTTATATTTTTTATTTCATTGGAATAATACTCCTTTACACAGTTTATGTCAACATTTTTAGCCTCTAGATAAACATAATTTCGTATTACATCATTGATGATTTCCTCTAAATCTTCTTCAATTTTTGTGTGGTCAATTCTATTTTCCTGACCAAAAGTCAAATTTGTAATTAATAAAAGGAGAAGTATTAAGATTGATTTTTCCATAAATTTAGTTTTAGTTATTCAATTTTTGATATGAATAGTTAGGTAATTTTATTTTGTATTACAAAAGCGTTTTCTTTTTCCCATTTTTTGATAATCACAAACCATAGAACGACAGACACTCCAAAGATTACTAGTTTTTCGGTTCCGTTAATTCCATTTTTGATTAACGCATTGAACATCATAATTTGGATAATTAGATGAAAACACGCACTAGCTAATATTGACTTTGTTGATTCCGCTACTTGTCCAATTCCCCAACTTCCAACAACCATCATTGCAAAAAAGAAAAGATTATCACCAACAGAAGCTTTCGTTAAGAACGTTAAATGCCACAAGTACCAAATAAATCCGATTAGCAGATATTTACACCAAGGTTTTAATGATTTTAATTCTTCTTGTAAGTAACCTCTCCATCCATATTCCTCCATTATACAATAGAGTAAGGTGCCTGACATTGCAATAAAACCATAAATATGTTGATTTAACTCATAATCATTCTTTACCCCAATTATTGTTAAAATAATAATTGGAATAAATGCCATGATAAGGCTTTTTGATTTTGATGTTCCGAAAAGTGATATTTCTGTTTTTCTAT is a window of Polaribacter litorisediminis DNA encoding:
- a CDS encoding CPBP family intramembrane glutamic endopeptidase produces the protein MFKTININWKRVLIFFIIATVISNIFRFNIFEFESELEKLPSWLFVLTSVFFEGSGVVIAALIAISLLNKNRKTEISLFGTSKSKSLIMAFIPIIILTIIGVKNDYELNQHIYGFIAMSGTLLYCIMEEYGWRGYLQEELKSLKPWCKYLLIGFIWYLWHLTFLTKASVGDNLFFFAMMVVGSWGIGQVAESTKSILASACFHLIIQIMMFNALIKNGINGTEKLVIFGVSVVLWFVIIKKWEKENAFVIQNKIT
- a CDS encoding serine hydrolase, with the protein product MRKIFTLSLLAISLWSYGQQNEPLLDGLDQEIETLMKSYNAVGLSISVVKNNQIVYSKGFGYRDLEKNLPVNENTIFPIASSSKAFTASLLGLLDFEDKISLKDKPSLYIPKLEFYNSEMDNLITIEDLLSHKSGIGEINGTLVLFPERSKLEVIKKLKYIKPEGKPKDSWIYSNMGYTIAGTIVEEVTGESWEENLNNNIFNPLEMSNSYTDLKSMKMTNNFSYGYGLVKGEVKKVLYEEYQNYKPAGGIRSSAKDLVNWMIAWLNEGKFKEKQVLPTDFVRNATTIHNIRPNKNEESVFLFGDGFGWRMESQDGNYKVYHGGNTSGFSSLVLTYPFEKLGVTVLTNQTNSILPYIIGDIIKNRMLDLPKTDLKDYPVIVSDIYVPSEIKQGLNSEKKPTHNLSSFIGKYENKGYGTIEVDLKDGNLYAIYPSYKFFLEHLHYNVFVMKPLKNVSDLFNPEFAINFRTNNNGEISSLTINLQSEPVEFIRKSKE
- a CDS encoding DUF6624 domain-containing protein, encoding MEKSILILLLLLITNLTFGQENRIDHTKIEEDLEEIINDVIRNYVYLEAKNVDINCVKEYYSNEIKNIKTEEETVLFFEYFLNEFYDSHLLLNTNRKSSFRLFAPIYTTIENNKLIVANVWQTQVDSLNQNIVGAEILKFNGTDFQEAIIDFPTHCNDKNNQETREWIANKILAGRYNEPRILTLKLLDNKVIEFDLDKIKIKKDNGLLTSKIVNGIGVIRINNSLGNDNLVTEFDKALNHLMNTNGIILDLRNTPNGGDSYEARGIMSRFITEKKPYQRHSFIEKSEGNPDVERNWIEYVIPRGETYTKPVIVLVGRWTGSMGEGLAIGFEGIGRAEIVGSEMRRLAGEVYDFGFKYQNYGYKLSTAKLYHINGTAREKYVPTNNIKQTTAEKDEFLQKGLDLILSNYQVSKIQIREQLELLGAKDQTLRLLLPGAEEKFGRGTEEYDYFWTLIHQQDSIVLNQVISIIDTFGWVGKNTVGEKANQALWLIIQHADLETQETYLPLLKESVKKGESEGWHLAFLEDRILMRNKKKQIYGTQAVWDNDLKKNKIWPIVDVKTVNQRRIQLGLEPIEEYVKSNGYVFNQKE
- a CDS encoding helix-turn-helix domain-containing protein, which codes for MNKLKTGEFYGKHYQKSAFENLIITDTEYTHRKVDWHYHENPYFTYLLQGKLFESNKKESYYLEPGSLLFHNWQDSHYNIKPPEFTRGFHIELNENWFSTFDIQITDFEGSINLKSPIIKNLMNQIFIETKINDPYSNLSIESNLIHIFNSLTEAKSSNSRKPTWVNQLKELLIEEQIDHSLNNLSSKLEIHPVHLSREFNRHFGTSLSNYIRLIKLNKALCLLTSNKYSLTEICYQCGFYDQSHFITNFKRIYKTTPSKLLKNIS